The following nucleotide sequence is from Oenanthe melanoleuca isolate GR-GAL-2019-014 chromosome 5, OMel1.0, whole genome shotgun sequence.
GTGTTATAATAGATACGGGCAGCGGCTGCACAGATCAGTGCATCATATCATCCCTGTGAGCAGTAGGTACTGATGCAGTCTTACTCATGGCTGCTTTTCTGCAATCTAGCCAGAAATGTTTCAATACaggaatgttttcattaaaaagttcTTTCTTGCCAAGAGAGCTGCATGGCACAAGTGAGAGGTGGAGTAGGTGAAATACTTTCATTGAAATGGATCTGTCATATGATCTTACAGCTTTATCTACCATGTTGGTAACATGTAGATTTTCACTGGATTCTTGCTACTCAAAAGTAGTTTTTACAACCTCATACCTGTGTTAGTGGCTGAAGAGTAAGACAGTGGAGTACAGAGGAAGCACTAGACTGACAAACTTACTGTAAGACCTCTTCTAACTGTGGTGAAGATGTCAGTATCTTCTCTTTATTGAAATTTTGTATCAAAATTAGCATTTTAGGACCagtgttgaaaaaaaaaagattgtaaCATTGTCTTGCTGATGCACACAATGTAAATGTTACCATTAATGCTAAGTAGCATAAGCAGGAGTTTTTGACCCTTTGTAgtaatagttttttttttttcccctctgtttccGTTCTCCCAGGGTAAGAAATCTCAAAAACAGCTGGCTTCATACACAAACAGGtaggagagctgtgctgtgtgataTCTGAGTTTAAAGTGACAGAGGTAGGGGGGAAGGTGCAGTTGAAATTGCTTACAGCACCAGAACAAATGGATGATAGGTCTTGATTGTAATGACAGTTCTTGGCTCTTGTGTTTTCATCTGTAGTAGTGAGTTTCTGTATTAATAAAAACAGACAAGAATATTGGTGGCTTGTCTTCTGATAACCCAAGTGTCATTAAGATATATATtggggaaaaatgttttcaataaCGTGAAAGCTGACTGCTGAATTCATAATtatgtacatacatatataaataaacGTGATAATGCAATTGAATTGGTTTGGATCAACCTTCACTAAAATAATGCTTTATTATTGCAGAGTAACAGTTGGAAAAACGGTGACCAGTCCCCTCTCTCTTTTCAAAGTGGTATATTGTAAAAGGAAAGTTCATTGTTATACTCCAAAGCCTTGTTACAGAAATAAACTGTACCCTAAATCTAGGGGCCGTGACAtggcaaataaagaaaatgaactgGCTTGTGCAGGGAATCTGCCAGCAAAACTTCAGAACAGTCGTACACACCTGCTGAATTCCAGTGACTCTGGCTCATCTCAAACAGAAGGCCCCTCATCCAAATACAGCGCATTTTTTTCAGAGGTGGGTACGGTTTAAAAAGTGTTCCTGGTAATTAGCTGTGAAAGTTTCCTTCGTTTGGATTAATTTCCTTCAATTCCAATATCAGGTCTTGTGATTTACAGTCTGTCATTTCATGGTGATACATTTGTCAACAGTAATAGTTGTGCCACTTCATATTTGTGTTGTCAGAAGCTCAGATCTGCCAGACTTGAGTGGGTTAAAATTGTACCAAAAGAGAACATTGTTTTGGCCTGCTTAGGTTTCATGAACTGGCAGGACACATGTCCATATCTGTGTTTACAGAGATGTAAAAATGCTAGCATATCAATGAGAATAGACTGGTGAGGTAGATTAGGGCAATGTTCAATAGGAGTATCCACTTTGTGTGCAAAACTAACTTAAGTGTTAGGATGAGCTTTATTTCTTGTTAGGATTTGTTGAGGAAACATAGTGGATGCTTGCAGGGCTTCTGAAACTGACTAAAAGGTCAGATACTTAAATGAAATGGATTTTGTGAGAATGAAGGCCATTTAAAGCCCTTAATGTTGAAGTTTGCACTTCTGTCACAGTGGCTGTTTGTTACTGATTGAGGCTTGCATGTGTTTAAGGTGAGGCATGGCAAGGAAGATAAGTGTCCCCATGCTGTGTTGTCATGATGCTGTCAATGTGGGCTGACATGAGGAGAGAGGCCAGTGGGCCAAAGGCTCAATCTGTGGCACTTCTGCCCTGTTTAATTTGATGGTTTCAAGAAAAGAGCAGAGTAGCTACAATAAAGAGGTAGGgtaaagaaataaagacaggGGAAGATTCATTTTCTGAGAAGCTAAAGACCAGATCACTGGCCTCTGGCCACAAATGACTATTTAACTGGTTTGAGAGATGTGTGTGGCTCTGCAGTGTTCATTCCAATCCAAGgtctaattaattaaaatgcatgaaCTTCATTCAGAGAACAAGCTTTTTCAGAAATGAACCATTTCTGTTGGAGTTCGGAATAATACATGTTATTACTGGTATATAAATTGTGTCAAAATTAATAATCACCTAAGTAAATAGTTCTAAGAGTTGGTGACATTTACAAGTTGATGATACCTGTCTTAGGAGGTAAAGAGGCACAAATTTTATTCTTGCAGCTTTTGTGCAAAGTAGATCTAATATTTTTGTGCCCTCTTTTAAGGGAAATTTAAGTCTATTCTTAGATAAATTTCTAAAACAGATTCATCAACATACAGGTAGATTATAAAGTAGCTTATTGTTTTATTGCTGGCTACTTAACTTGTGACAActtcttatatttttaaaaatatgcaggTTTCTCAGGACCACGAAACTATGGCTCAAGTTCTTTTCAGCAGGAATCTGAGACTAAACGTAGCTTTAACCTTTTGGAGAAGGAGAAGTATAAGTGAACTGGTAGCCTACTTAGTGAGGTAAAATATGTCTCCTCTTTTATAACCTTAAAATGATAGCAATCTCAAATATGCCACAGTATTTTTCATAGTTCCATAAATGTTGTGACTTAGTTACACTTTTTCAATCATAGTGGAAGCATATACTTCTACTACTAGTAGTAGGATCTACTAGTAACATTTTATTCTTAATGTTTCTAGGATACAGGATCTTGGAGTAGTAGTAGACTGCCTTCCTGTGCTTACAAACAggtacaaacagaaaaaagtggGGAATTAGAATCTACTTATAGGCACACTGAAGTTCAAGCACTTACAAAACATCTTGTTTTTTAAGtttacaggaagaaaaaccaTATGTTTCAGTTGGCTGCTGTGTAGATCTTTTGCCTTTAGTGAAATCTCTGCTTAAAAGCAAATACGAAGAGTAAGTATCAGCTTGGGatgtttttaaagcattattacttcctggctgtgcagagccctggaaaTCAATGGTTTTTAATCCTCTGATTCTTGTTCCCTCTGCCCCTTCTCCTAACTAACTCTGCTTTTCTCAGGAAATGAGAGAGCTCCGGAATGGAAGCTTTCCTTTGAACCTTTATACTTTACCAAAAGCAATGCAGAAATTCTTTTCTGCTATGTTAGGGACTTGGGGGAGAGGACTGGCTTTGTGCTtacacagatttatttattctaaACAGTAAAAAAGAACAGCACTGAGGTTTTAGTGTTCTTTATAACATGAAATCAGGGCAGAGTTTTCCTCTACTTTTTCGACAAGAACTTCAGTTTACCACTTAAAAATTGCAAGTGTAAGCAAGTATTTAAACTTAACAATTTGTctagatttttcttcttccagaatAGAAAATGTGTTGCTTTCTAAATTGCTTACAAAGTAATCTCAATGCTTTATCTGGCCTGTAGATGATGTGCAGGGAGGGTGAAATGCATAATGTGTATAATGTGTTGTTACAGATACGTGATAGTTGGTTTAAACTGGCTTCAGGCTGTCATTAAAAGATGGTGGTCAGACCTATCTGCACAtacagaaaaggcagaagatgGGTGAGTATAGTGTtgggaaatatttaaatgtatgtaCTTATTTCATCTCAATGTTTTGATCAGTAGGTGCACAACTTGCCTACTAAAggcaaaactaattttaaagtTAAAGCTTAAAAGTACTTTAAGGATAGTCAAGTCactggttttgggttttttgctacTGTTTTAATACATGTAAGACATAGTCATATCAGGGATTGTACAAATGCTGTAGAAGAATcaaatattttccacttttGGGGCAATATCTGTTGTATAGGCTAAGTCTGTATGCAGtattaataattcattttagTAGAAGAGACTACTGGAATGTATTCCCTATATTATAACGTGATGTTCAttctctttcagaaatattcatattttaaaacaacagcTAAGTGTTTTGTGGGAACAGGAGAATCATCTTACTCTGGTTCCAGGATATACTGGTAATATAGCTAAGGTAATCCAGTTCTGATGTGTTCAGTAATAAACATGGTTGTATCATTTACAGTATTCCTCTTGTTTTACTTATGCTAAACTGTGGTTGGACTGAAATACTTTAGTTACTGATAATGCTCAAGGGTATTGCATGATTTTTACAGAAGTCTGGAGTTGATTCCCTATGATAGTTGTGTGATTTggaattataataatttttcttttttcttacctttACAGAGGAAGCATCTCTTTAATAACAAAGTAGCTAATAGTAATGAGCCTTAAAATTGATGTGAAGAAGGGCTCAATTGAGTAGGTAGACTGTGGAAGGGACAGATGTTTTCTCTTAGATCTGTCATACCCATTGTTGCAAGTTTAATGCAGAATGGAGAATCTTAGCCCAGGAACGATCATTGGTGTTTGTATATCAGGTGTCAGGAACAAGTGACTACATACTGAATTCTAAAGCCTGCTGCTGACCTAATGCTTAGAAAATGATGAGTTTGTGGAGAGCAAAAGAGCCTGTCTGAGACGAATGCCTGCTTGCATATCTCAGTAGGTTGTGGTATCAGTAACATAATGAGGGTGTCTGTTAGATGcatgttttgctgtttgtgcTCATCTCTATACAGATGTCTTTCTGAGATTGGGCACCAAAAGTTGCACTAGATAGAAACCTCTCCAGGTGGAGGGACCTGACGAAGGTAGACAGCGAGAGAGAAGTTACAGCAGACAACTTGGTTGTGTGCAGGATTTGATTGAACTTGAAGAGAACTTTAAAATTGCACCTTTTAGTTCTTAGGGGGTCTTGAGGAATCTATAATTCTATGCCTACAGAATTGATCACTTTGATGCATCAAACAAGtaaactccttttttttctgggacTGCTGTGCATTTGCGACTTCAATTTTGTTGTGCTTCCAAGAACAATTGCAAATTTCTTGCAGCATTTCAGTCAGCAGAGATGCAGAAGAACTGAGTTCTGACCCCCAGCTTGGTAGAGCTATGAGAGCATGTATTTTAGACTGCCTAGTTCTTTTGCTAGATCGGAATAGCAGCTATAGGGTAGCGTCAGTTTGTTTCTCCAGGTTCCCTTTATGTTTATTTGCTGGCTTCTTAATGTATATCAGGATAGATTGTGACCTAAGTCACCTGAGCAAGCCAGAGCAAAAGTAGTACAAGAATGTTGGAGTGGTTGGGTTAAGGAATATCATACATAACACGTTCTAACTACATGGTCATATGGTGATGATGATCTTGCCTGCTcatgcagggagcagaggaatAACAGACTAGATTGATGGCTTTGAAAACTAATCCTACTCTTGCAGGCTTTTTAGTATATAAAGAGTACATAAAGAGATGTCACTGAAAGCATTAATTGAAAGTAATCATGATGATATCATGTTCTGAAATTGGGCAAATATTATTATTCTTGTGTTATGGTCCTGATTGGTTGCCCTTCTTCAGACATTGAGTCGATGTTAGAGCTATAAGTAATGTGACAaaccctttctctttttttttcttctaggaTGTAAATGCTTATTTATTGCAGCTACACTGACATGATGATGAAACAGTGTGCTTATGTGGTGAAAAATCCCCTAAAGTATCCCTGAAATATGTGCTGAAAGCCTTTTGAGAAATACTGGCAGAGGAGAATTGAACTGTCAAGCTGTTTAATGAAACCACTAACAAAACCCTAACAATCTACTTCACATTGAAGTGGAAAAATGTCTAGTAGGAGCAACTTTTACTTCAGTGAGGTGAAAGTGCACTATGAAAACTGTATGCCTTTGCTGCATTTGGGATTTGCTCAGTTATTAGGTGTTCCTTTAAATGCTACTGTATTTTACAACATCATCGCATAAAAGATGAACTACACTGTCATGAAGACAAGACAGCAGAACCAGTTACAAGgaaccaacaaaaacaaaaatccaacaaaaatcAGCATTAAGAGCTTTTAAATGTCCCTTTCACAAGAGAACTCCAAAATGCACAACTATCTTccaattacattaaaaaatacaaaaaacttTGGGATATTCAGTTACTTCTATGTTTTAATCAAATTGTTAAAGACAGTTTTTGTTTGCACTATTGAGAAACTATACAGCAAAGATGCCTTAATTACTAGTGTTTCAAAAAGCCAATGTATTAAGATGCAAATAGCTATTATGTTCAGATTGTGATGAAAAACTACAAGAATCAGGGTTTCACAATGTGTAGTTAATGAAACATTGCACATATACAAAGATTCAtgtatgaaaaatattataaatttcTGAAGTAAAACTTGTATAAACAGTTGTTGCAAATGTCAGCAGAATGGTGAATTTATGTCTAGCAAATGTTTTTATATTGTATGTGGATTTCTAACACAGTAATCTTGTTCTGTATCATTCAAACTACATGCAAATaagtaaatatattaaatatatctactgttttttcttttcaagttcaaaaagaaacaatttctaGAATAATCTCTTCCACAATTCTTATCACAGATATTTATGTCTCGTTTGAAATGTTTACAGCCAGGTGAGGCCATGTTATTCAAATCACATCCTTTTTATACTACCTCCTTTAAGAAACTGACAAAGAGCTTTTGCAGAATTGATCAAGTTCTGACCTGATCAATGACGGCAAATTTGTACCAACAACAGCATTGAGAATACAGCTATAAATTTTTACTGTCATATTGATATGCtgttctattttaatttaagagCTGTATcttaatagctgtgagggagTCTTAATCTTAGGCTTGTTGttgcctttttaatttttataattagGAAGCATGTTTTTTCAATGAAAACTTATGAAGTGCCAGGTCTTCACTTAAAAGTATACATGTATAGCATGTATGACCAAATAGACTACTTCCTCAAAAATAAGTACTTGCAAGGGTTGTTCTCATACCTAGCATTAAGTATGTGCACTTTTATTGACATGCAGGAGAAAAGTCTTTTGATAGCCACAAGTGATTTTTGCTTTACAGGTTAAATATATGAATTTTAAACTCCTGTAGTGGTCAATAACTCCAGGCCTCCTATTGCTTAGTTTTGTATACAGTTTATGTATCATTGTTGCTGACTTCTGAAGACCAACTAGAAAGCTGTCATCAGAATTTGGTGCTATTAGTTATTTGACTGTTCTGCAAGCCACCAAAGGTTTTGCATTTCCTAGGACAGTCAATTGCAAAGAGTTTTTGGGGCATCCCAAAACTGCAAACTTTGTGGGACAATTTGGAGACATGCACATAGCCAATCTTTTTGCTAGAATTGTTGTGAATCATTAGAGATACTTCATGCTCAAAAAGTTTAAAGATAGGACTTTTCACATGTTCTTACTATCAATTAAAAATCTAAAGGAACTATAGTATGACAACATTCTTGTATTATTTTACTGTTCTGTTGAACACTTAAATGTAAAAGTAACAAAGTCTAGCATTCATCATTTGGGTGGCAGTTGCTGAAACTCTTAGATTATTCCTCAAGGAGAATGTCTTTTATGGAAACagatcttcttttttttttttttttttctttttgtaatgGACAAAATAATTTGTGGCCCTTTATTTCAGATAATATAAGGAAGCATAGTTGTAATTGATTAAAGGGCTACTCCAGTATTTAAAAATCTAGCTTGAATGTAGATTTAGATATGTGGGCTTATAATGAATTCTTTATGTGGCCAGAGAGTTCCCAAATCCTAGCCTGTGGACAGTGCTTTTGTTTTAGAGGCAAGGTAAGATGGACTTGAGAATCATTATTGAGGAATATCTAATAAAGTAATGCATTCTTTAACTGCCAAAAGTTGTATTTTGACAGCATCAATAATACAGTATTAAACACTGTCATTAGTATCTGTGCCTTAttttaaatgagttttttactgtttttagGCAGCTACTAGACTATAAGAACAGGATTCAGATGTCTgtattatgaaattattttttccatcatgTTCTTAATTCATTTAAGCTATTCACACTAATACTCAGGCTCAACTTTTTGTATTCTCTCTAGTTCTCAGTTTTACTGTTACAGAATGTACATGTGTATCTGGTCAAAGCTGGCATGAGTTAAATGTCATAACAGCTGTATAACTCCACTGAATTCATATTGTCTTAGTGAATCTAAGAATTAAGTTTGATCTATCCCATACATAAATGCTAATCTTCGTGATACTTtctaaaaatgctgtttgtagGATGTGTCAGAAGATCCAGGCAGAATTAATCCTTTGCATGTATGTTCTTGTGATGCAGAAGCACATATGTACTTGAGGATGAAGGATGTCTCCACAAAGCTGTTCTTCATGTTATGCCACTTGATATGAAACTGATGTCTTTGAAAAACAGTGTCTTTTGCCTCAGTAGTGTTCCCTGAAAGTACTTGAGGCTCTTTTGCTGAAGGAGTACTTTCAAGCGTGACCCAGGATTTGCCCATCCTCTAAACTGAAATTAGAGAATCCCTCTGGCAAACTGTCtctttctgcagggctgggggggaaaaaaaggtccAGTATTTTGTAAATGTAAATGGCCAAGTTGAGGTATTGCTGATAGCTTACTGAAGAGTGGAGGTGGAAAAAGCTGTGCCATTAATTAGCTGGGTATGAAGAAGTCAGCCTGTCTTAATGGTTATATAGGTCTCTGTTTTGAAGGAGCTATGCCTATTTCTCAGGAAAGAGTCCTCTGCTCTTGTATCGCACAGATACTGCAGTTCCACACTCCTTGATAGTACTTACAGATTGTTGctgatattaataaaaaaatagcatcAGCCCTCCAAGAGCTTACTCTCTGTAGtgagataaaaatgaaatgtttttttccctcctgtagGTTGCTTTATCGCAGGCTAGAGTTTTAACACATGAggtgcaggagggatgggagagtAGGAGGACAGCATGCCCTATGCTGAGTGCCATCAGCCCCACTGCATTATAAAGCAggctgtattttcattttctggcaTCTGAAGTAGGCAAGTTTGGTGTTAAATGTCTTTATGCATTTTGTATTGAAGAGATAAAGGTTTTGAAGACGGACACTACAGTgttaatttgtgattttttttttttgtatttttttcttgaaagagTGGACATTCTTGTGTGTGGAACCTTGAAAATATCTTATGTGAAGCTTACATTTTAGATTAGCAAGTGGTTGCTTTTGCCTGTTCATCTTGCCAGATCTTCCAGTTCTACAGAAGACTGTCTGTCTTAGTGTGGAGATTTGCAGCTATTTTTTGTGCCTAGTTTTCTGGTGCAAAGTGAAACTGGTGGTTCATAGTCAGCTATTTCAGAATACAAAACCATGCAAATTATGGTACTGGTGTGAAGTTATTCCAGCTTTGCACAATGCAAATACTAAAGTTTATGAAAGCAGTTGATTCCTTTGAGAGGAACTTTATATTGAGCTGATGTTGCGttagtgaaggaaaaaaaatgaagcagtttTTAATAGCCTTGGTAAAAGCCAGACAGTGTAGTCTAATTTTTGCCTTCAGTCTACCATCCTACACACAGTAATCATTGTAGGCTACAGATAAAGATTCACAGAGAGAATAGATTGAGCATGCTTGTGTTACTAGAGTTATGTTATCCTTCTTTAAACAACTTACATTTATTCCAGAAGTTAAATGGTTTGGTTTATGTCTCAGAATGAGACTAAATGCAActatttttctccccttttccacATATATTCTTTAGCACTTACTGATGTTATTTATTGCTCATCTACTTTAAATATACTAAGAGTGTGTCTTGTTAGAAGTGAGGAGGGGAAGATGAGAATTCTAGACAAAGCATGGGGCTGTCTATTTAACGTGATTCAATTTGAAGCAACTGTGAAAAATTTCCATCTTTGAAACTTTTCACGCAAATTTTGTTAATACCTACGAATTGAAGTGTGCATTCACAGCTCTAAGTTTGACTTTGAACTtggttggaaaaaaataaagtgctttCATTCTAAATAACTGTAGCTGCAGTATTGtttctgttcttgttttttGCATTGAGTACTAAGCTGGACTTGGATACTAACCTGCCATAAGGGAGGCAGAAGGTGTAGCACTGTCCCTTAAAGGGATGAAATGGAAATATCCACATAGTCTTCAATGATTGCAGACctagaatatttttgtttctgtactGATGGGAGTTGTGTAGCATGTCTCTTTATGTAGATTGTGGCTGCTGATTATTGCTGTAAAATGAGATCTGCTACTTTCAGATTGAATGTGTTCCATAGTGGTTGTGATTCATACAGATCACTTTTTCAATTCAGGCAGTCATTACTCTGAGTGCTGTAGTGTATATGAGCAACTAAGTGTTGGGGTTCCAAATATCTATTCTTTGCtgtaacaaaacaaaaggacaTCACATTGATCTTTTCCACCTTTTTATTCTTCCCTTATTCTTTCATTTAAGTGCTTAGAACCATTTGAATCCCCTTTGGAAAGTGATGGACGCCAAAATATGACAAAATGCTTTCACAAATATGCTTCTGACTTCTTTTAATACAGTTCTGTTGAATAACAGTTTTCTGTGGATTTGGGAAGGACactgttttctgtgtgtataGGCTTGAAATAAACAGAACTAGTGGACTTTACTGATACTGTAATTGTATTCTTGatactttcttttttacatAAGCACTGTGTATATTGTGAAACAATTAACCCAAATCTAAATATCACTATAAAGTTACATTCCAAAGCTGCCTGCTGTTGCAGGTGTGTTGAAATACATATGCACACTAGTAACATACTTTAAAGTGACCTGTAGACAGTTTAAAATAGCTCTTGTAATTTATGATGTCTCTTTGTCAAATTGAATATTGAACTTCACTTTCAAAAAGCCCAAATTACGTTTGGATCTTGCAGTTGCCATTTCTTCTAATTTCAGATATTCTATGGATTTAAAGATTTAGTGCAGTAAGTATTCCACCTTCAGAAAAATAGCTGacctttttgtcttttgtgaTAACAGGGTTTCATTGCATCTCTTCTGCATGAGACAAACTTCTCTGCAAGTGTTAAATGATTTTTAGGAGGGTTTCAGAAGAGGGTTGCCACATACAAGAAACCTCTGGCCTGTTTGGTTCTAAATGGGGATATTGCACAAATATAAACAGGCAGCTGTTAGGACAGTGCACATTACTATTGAATTGTCTTCTCATGTGAATCAGCTGTCCTATTACCCACTTAGTCTAGATAAAAGTGGAATGGTGGATTATTGGGGAGTTGAAATCTTAACAGCTCTTGGCTgtaaaaaaactaaaactacTCTTTCTATTCTGATGAAATTGCTACAATGAATGCAGAAAGGAGCTATTTGTTGTATTTGGGGAGCAGAAATTTCTTAATACTTTCTGTGTCTTCTAATAGTACTTTGTCTTGAAGCTTAAAGGCACAAGCATTTATGTGTTTTTGCTTAAAATCTTAGTTATTAAAATAACAAGTTTATGActgaacaggaaaaagaaaccaacctTGCTACATTAGTTAATTCCTGGATGACTCTGCCACCTTGtattccagctgcaggaaacagTAAATTACAATAATAAACCATCATGGTACAAGTAGTtataaaatttgattttcaaCATTGTAAGGTTTAGGCTATTACTAGTGAAGCAGTAAAGCAAAGCGGGACTAAAGAAATAGCTGGCAAGTTTTGTTCTCAACCTTGTGTTTTGGTAAGTCTAAAAAGCTTGACCTTTTAATCAGCCAAAATGAGTGGTGATCAACGGGAGTGTTAATTCTGGAGTAATTCTGTGTCAGCAGCCAGCATTGGCATAAGAATAAGCAAAGTAGCTGTTTGTGAGGTTACAGAGTGAACCCTGCCCACCAGAGCAACTGTCTTTTCACATAAATTTTCTTAGAACTTTtggagccttctctttttttttttttctttttttttttttttccccttctcgCTTCATTTTTTTAAGGTGTTACAGTTAAGGTGTTTTTGGATAAAGAGAGCAGATGGAGTTTTCTAAATCTGCTAATTGGATGATGGGGTAGTGCTGCGAGGTACCTCTAAAAATACTGTCCTGTGAGTGGTGTCATCAGTAATTGTTACAGGGGTTGAGGGCTTGTACATAGGCACATTCTAATGAGGACTGTGGCCAATGTGTGCTGTCCTGGGTGTCAGTGTAGGGAATTGCATAAAACTGGGGAAGAAGTATTTAATACACAGGACAAAAATTCCCAGTACCTGAAAAGGGTGCCTGTGATTGTTGGGATGTTGTGTGGATGATGATAACTGGAAGTCTTTCCAGTCCTGTGTGCCTAATCCACAGCAGTGAGGCACTTCACAAAGGAAGGCTGGAGACCTGATGCTCACAGAGCAGTCATATTTCCTCACAGTTGCTGCTTTTCCACCCCTCTGACATGTTGGGGCACATCTGCTTGGCTGAATTTCCAGATCCACATCGTTGTCACTTATCCAAGTGAGAATAAAATGCTTTCATATTTGGCACACCTAGTTTCCCAAGTGATGTCTTGTCCCTCAGGTCTTCCAGGTTCTACAAAACAACTTAGTGCCATTGAACTGTGAAAACTCAGAGATTTAGGATTATGCCCTACACAGAGCAACTGTGGAGGCCACTATGATATTTAAGATGAAGCTGTTGTATTAAGAGGGTTTGTGTATgtataaatgtttttaaacatgAGTACCCTACCAATACTGTACTGgctattaattaaaaatgcctACAGCTCTGAACCTTTGCAAATGGCAGGCTGGTGACTAGCTGGGGAGAAATCCTGCTGCTTAGGGGTGAGTGATTTGTTGGTTTaggttggggatttttttcctattcaccCATCTTGCCTCTCCCTCTGAGTGCAGTTCTTTAAATTTGTTGGTGCcaatttgaattttcattttacaagcTTATGTCTTTCACGGTTTTCTGACCACACAAAATAATCAGGATGTTGGGTAGAGTGAGGATGTATTATGTTCACAAAATGCTGTATAAGCACATTTGCATTAATTTCTGTGCAGAAGTATAATTTTTGCTCTTTGCTC
It contains:
- the KATNBL1 gene encoding KATNB1-like protein 1 isoform X1, producing the protein MASEAHNVKKQKALHIEGHSIDLPRKRISSSTKKIMKEGKKSQKQLASYTNRVTVGKTVTSPLSLFKVVYCKRKVHCYTPKPCYRNKLYPKSRGRDMANKENELACAGNLPAKLQNSRTHLLNSSDSGSSQTEGPSSKYSAFFSEVSQDHETMAQVLFSRNLRLNVALTFWRRRSISELVAYLVRIQDLGVVVDCLPVLTNSLQEEKPYVSVGCCVDLLPLVKSLLKSKYEEYVIVGLNWLQAVIKRWWSDLSAHTEKAEDGNIHILKQQLSVLWEQENHLTLVPGYTGNIAKRLQLDTGLCKSCSGTCTWFT
- the KATNBL1 gene encoding KATNB1-like protein 1 isoform X2; this encodes MASEAHNVKKQKALHIEGHSIDLPRKRISSSTKKIMKEGKKSQKQLASYTNRVTVGKTVTSPLSLFKVVYCKRKVHCYTPKPCYRNKLYPKSRGRDMANKENELACAGNLPAKLQNSRTHLLNSSDSGSSQTEGPSSKYSAFFSEVSQDHETMAQVLFSRNLRLNVALTFWRRRSISELVAYLVRIQDLGVVVDCLPVLTNSLQEEKPYVSVGCCVDLLPLVKSLLKSKYEEYVIVGLNWLQAVIKRWWSDLSAHTEKAEDGNIHILKQQLSVLWEQENHLTLVPGYTGNIAKDVNAYLLQLH